Sequence from the Helianthus annuus cultivar XRQ/B chromosome 13, HanXRQr2.0-SUNRISE, whole genome shotgun sequence genome:
GTAAGTCACTGGACATGTCACCGTCGGTGGTCGGAGCGTTGTTCTTGTCTTGATTCCGTTTGTCAACCTCAACAATCATGTGCGAAAGCAAATTTTGCGGCGGATCAGCTGTTCCGTCGGCAAGATCTTTCCTCCTTTGCGCGATTATGCCGTTAATAACTTCACGAATCCTTTCTGACGCTTTGACGCCACGGTTAAACCTTGTTCCTGGAATGTTGATCGGGACCGCTATGATTCCACCGGCCGCCTCCACGAACGGAACCGCAAGCTTCTCCAACTCCGTCGGATCACGCACTCCCAATAGCAACTTTACGGCTAATGCAAATGTGTATTTTGCAACGAACGGGCAAACTTCAACCTGTTTTCATTGCCAATAAGTGTCAGTAATAATATCATACTGACTGAATTAATGTAATTGGGTCACTAAAACCCTATACCTGACTGAAATAAttagtcagtaattgaaacatacACAACTAGTAGTTTTGCAACTTCGCAAGACGCTAACCTGATCACGCCCAATCCAGTAATCCTGCAAATGTTGTCTGAGCTCCGAATCCATACCCGCGACATAATTCTTAACCGCGTGAGCTCTCAAGAACGGCGGCAACAGCTGTCGAACCTTGGCGGATTCCGCGGTTACAGACTTATTGTGAGATTTCTTGATAATACTCTCCACGGAACTCGGCCACCATACTTCAACAAGCTTATTTTCATTAGCGAACAAGAACTTATTCCCTTCTGGGCCACATAAAAACGCCATTTTCTCACCAAGAATCGATGTTTTGAAAACATCCCCGAAGAGTTTTCTTCTTTGCATGACGAACTTCTCGTTCGTGCCACTGCGTAGCTTTTTGAAGTAATCTATGCTTTCTCCTATTAGGAGTGGATAACCATAGCTTCCGGGAATGGTTGTTTTTTGGGAGAAAAGATGGTGCAGAATGAAGATGGTGATGATGGGCAAAAGTGTTGAAGAAAGTAGGAATAGGGTGTCCATTGTTGAGGAAGAATAGATGGGGGTGTTTGTGGCTCTTGGTTTGTGAGTTTGTGTCTGCATTAACTGGatgagtgtgtgtatatatagtaCGTAATAGGAGGAGGGAATTTGGTAGTATCGCATGCTATAGCAAACTTGAATAAAAACAAGCACAGGCGTTTGTGTAGTTTTGGggcaattttataaaaataaaacatgttgCTTTAATACAAAATTTATATAAtagatataaaaaaatataaaagttatgtTATTAAAATGATATACCAAGATTTCTTAATGGGTTTTAGAGATTTTGTTTCTATGGTGTCAGTATTTTTTTGGTGCTCGGATGTATAACGTCAACGTCAAAATATTTTTAGGTCGGGTCCGTAGGTTAGTCCGTTGCTTGCTTCGCCATTTGATTAGTTggcttatttattatt
This genomic interval carries:
- the LOC110899122 gene encoding beta-amyrin 28-monooxygenase; protein product: MQTQTHKPRATNTPIYSSSTMDTLFLLSSTLLPIITIFILHHLFSQKTTIPGSYGYPLLIGESIDYFKKLRSGTNEKFVMQRRKLFGDVFKTSILGEKMAFLCGPEGNKFLFANENKLVEVWWPSSVESIIKKSHNKSVTAESAKVRQLLPPFLRAHAVKNYVAGMDSELRQHLQDYWIGRDQVEVCPFVAKYTFALAVKLLLGVRDPTELEKLAVPFVEAAGGIIAVPINIPGTRFNRGVKASERIREVINGIIAQRRKDLADGTADPPQNLLSHMIVEVDKRNQDKNNAPTTDGDMSSDLLGLLIGGYDTINTTVVFIMMMLVDYPDVYQRVLTEQMEVAKAKPTGELLNWDDLRKMKYSWNVACEVLRMRPPTVGAFRVAKTDFTYAGFKIPKGWKLHYIPHYTQRNHEYFPHPEKFDPSRFDGDGPAPYTYVPFGGGPRMCPGNEYARAEILVFMHNIITRYNWERLIPDEKVVIDPLPRPVYGLPIKLIPHKTEP